In a genomic window of Desulfobacterales bacterium:
- a CDS encoding acyl-CoA/acyl-ACP dehydrogenase, with product MPYQFTDEQLAIRELAVDFFIKEVKPVAAAMDARPNPKDCYPAELIRKASKIGLRTLGLPEEYGGAGADVVTKSMVLAATTEIEPGTAKCLSQCWKVMQVINEGGTEEQKKKFFTMFAEDDDCTGSVLLTEPNAGSDTLLDPVDLKSGVSMKADEDGDCFVVNGAKHMSSLVSFSKIHILYTRTDRSVTAKKGTTTFIVPVEEMSGLSYGQIHDKLGYRLYPNGETFWDNVRIPKKYILGKVNEGLSSRVQFGASVEIASMTLGICKAMYKLSLEHAKQRIQGGKPIIHHQTVGTMLAEMRILTDTLETYLFDTAVQIRDNLKFDRRKSTYTSIFSRDCFMKIMLLAMDVMAGVGIMRDHPMEKFIRDGITWLHASGTNSLNKLRVAETLR from the coding sequence ATGCCATATCAATTCACTGACGAGCAGCTCGCCATAAGGGAGCTCGCTGTCGATTTTTTTATAAAGGAAGTTAAACCGGTGGCGGCTGCAATGGATGCGCGCCCCAATCCCAAGGACTGTTACCCCGCTGAATTGATCCGAAAGGCTTCCAAGATCGGTTTAAGAACTTTGGGTCTTCCCGAAGAATACGGCGGGGCCGGCGCGGACGTGGTTACCAAATCCATGGTGCTGGCCGCCACGACCGAGATCGAACCCGGCACCGCAAAATGTCTGAGCCAGTGCTGGAAGGTCATGCAGGTCATCAATGAAGGCGGGACCGAAGAACAGAAGAAAAAGTTCTTTACCATGTTCGCCGAAGACGATGATTGCACCGGTTCCGTTTTGCTGACCGAACCCAATGCCGGCAGCGACACCCTGCTGGATCCCGTAGACCTGAAATCGGGCGTATCCATGAAAGCCGATGAAGACGGCGACTGCTTTGTCGTCAACGGCGCCAAACATATGTCGTCGCTGGTGAGTTTTTCCAAAATTCATATTCTATATACCCGGACCGACCGTTCCGTCACCGCCAAAAAAGGTACGACGACGTTTATCGTACCGGTTGAGGAAATGTCCGGCCTGTCCTACGGCCAGATTCATGACAAACTGGGATATCGACTGTATCCCAACGGGGAGACCTTCTGGGATAATGTCCGGATTCCTAAGAAGTATATCCTGGGCAAAGTGAACGAAGGCCTGTCTTCCCGCGTTCAGTTCGGCGCCAGCGTCGAAATCGCCTCGATGACGCTGGGGATCTGCAAGGCGATGTATAAACTTTCACTGGAGCACGCCAAGCAGCGCATACAGGGGGGTAAACCCATTATTCATCACCAGACCGTCGGAACCATGCTGGCGGAGATGCGGATTCTCACCGATACCCTCGAAACCTATCTGTTTGACACCGCCGTCCAGATCCGGGACAATCTGAAATTCGACCGGCGCAAATCAACCTATACCAGTATTTTCTCCAGGGATTGCTTCATGAAGATTATGCTGCTGGCCATGGACGTCATGGCGGGGGTCGGCATTATGCGGGACCATCCCATGGAAAAATTTATCAGGGACGGCATCACCTGGCTGCATGCCAGCGGCACCAACTCCCTTAACAAGTTAAGGGTCGCGGAAACCCTGCGATAA
- a CDS encoding isocitrate/isopropylmalate family dehydrogenase produces MQKKYKIGIIPGDGIGRDAISAARIVLDAVNDISDFKMDFKPMDTGDVAFEKYGDPFPKETLDGIAKTDAVLFGAAGNPHTVKVLMGFRLGFNLYANVRPIKSLPGAGAIQEKADLIIVRENTEGLYRGVGYIDEDYYVNLRVFTKKGMDRILRFCFELARKEGRKQVTFTHKAHVLTYTDEPMRQIFYEMAKEYPDIEANDMTIDACAMQIVMHPERFDIIFAENANGDILSDVGAGVVGGMGFAYSGNIGDSMGVFEPIHGTAPKYAGKNVINPIAAIMAAKMMFDYLGEKETGTKIEKAIVDVLKEGKVRTYDLKGKSSTTDVAEAIAEKLCK; encoded by the coding sequence ATGCAAAAGAAATATAAAATTGGAATTATTCCGGGAGACGGAATCGGGCGCGATGCCATCAGCGCGGCCCGGATCGTCCTCGACGCGGTTAACGACATATCCGACTTTAAGATGGATTTTAAGCCCATGGACACCGGGGATGTTGCTTTTGAAAAGTACGGCGATCCCTTTCCCAAAGAGACCCTGGACGGAATCGCAAAGACAGATGCGGTCCTGTTCGGCGCGGCCGGAAATCCCCATACCGTTAAGGTCCTGATGGGGTTTCGGCTGGGATTTAATCTGTATGCCAATGTGCGGCCCATCAAATCACTCCCCGGTGCCGGCGCCATCCAGGAGAAAGCCGACCTGATCATCGTCCGGGAAAATACCGAGGGGCTGTATAGGGGCGTCGGTTATATCGACGAAGATTATTATGTGAATTTAAGGGTGTTCACCAAAAAGGGGATGGATCGAATTTTGAGGTTTTGCTTTGAGCTGGCCCGCAAGGAGGGCCGCAAGCAGGTGACCTTTACCCACAAGGCCCACGTCCTGACGTATACGGACGAACCCATGCGGCAGATTTTTTATGAAATGGCCAAGGAGTACCCGGACATTGAAGCCAACGACATGACCATTGATGCCTGCGCCATGCAGATCGTCATGCATCCGGAGCGATTCGACATTATTTTCGCTGAAAATGCCAATGGTGATATTTTAAGTGATGTCGGCGCCGGTGTGGTGGGCGGAATGGGGTTTGCCTACAGCGGCAATATCGGTGATTCCATGGGTGTTTTTGAACCGATTCATGGAACCGCCCCCAAATATGCGGGGAAAAATGTGATCAACCCCATTGCCGCCATTATGGCCGCTAAAATGATGTTTGATTATCTGGGAGAAAAAGAGACGGGAACAAAAATTGAAAAAGCCATCGTCGATGTTCTGAAAGAGGGCAAGGTCCGCACGTATGACCTCAAGGGCAAATCTTCCACGACGGATGTCGCCGAAGCAATAGCGGAAAAACTGTGCAAATGA
- a CDS encoding electron transfer flavoprotein subunit alpha/FixB family protein → MPGILVYASIVCDAVSMPTREILGAARGVAAKTGEPVSAALLGSGISSLTQDLIEAGADSVHVCDNEKLWEFHANAYLKVLADIAASVNPRMIIFPGEAAAIELAPRLAHRLKGGLITDCIGFEVREDAVIFTKPVYGSKALARMRVDGPTALVTVRPRTQEPFGPDQNRKGDVVTVETALGDIAPETRTVERVEEEVFECILEEANVVVSGGRGMKDPESFQQLRELATLLNGAMGATRVAVDQGMVPPSCQIGLTGKIVAPEVYFAVGISGASQHIAGMSGSKYIVAINSDPDAPIFSISNVGVVEDYRNVMPTLIDELRKALA, encoded by the coding sequence ATGCCAGGAATTTTAGTATACGCATCCATCGTTTGCGATGCGGTGTCCATGCCGACCCGGGAGATCCTGGGCGCGGCACGTGGGGTAGCTGCAAAAACCGGTGAGCCGGTATCTGCCGCGCTTCTGGGGTCAGGGATTTCATCCCTGACCCAGGACCTGATCGAAGCCGGCGCAGACAGCGTTCATGTTTGTGATAATGAGAAGCTATGGGAATTTCATGCCAACGCTTACCTGAAGGTACTGGCGGACATTGCTGCGTCAGTAAATCCGCGCATGATCATCTTTCCGGGAGAGGCTGCGGCCATTGAGCTGGCGCCCCGGCTGGCCCATCGCCTGAAAGGGGGGCTGATTACCGATTGCATCGGTTTTGAGGTCCGGGAGGATGCCGTTATCTTTACCAAACCGGTTTACGGCAGCAAGGCACTGGCGCGGATGCGGGTTGACGGCCCAACGGCGCTGGTAACCGTGCGGCCGCGTACCCAGGAACCGTTTGGGCCCGACCAGAACCGCAAAGGGGATGTTGTGACCGTTGAGACGGCGCTCGGGGATATTGCGCCTGAAACCCGGACGGTTGAACGCGTTGAGGAGGAAGTTTTCGAGTGCATTCTGGAAGAGGCCAATGTGGTTGTTTCCGGCGGACGCGGCATGAAGGATCCGGAATCTTTTCAACAGCTCAGAGAACTGGCCACGCTCCTGAACGGGGCAATGGGCGCCACCCGGGTTGCGGTGGACCAGGGGATGGTGCCGCCTTCCTGCCAGATCGGATTGACCGGCAAGATCGTCGCCCCGGAAGTCTATTTTGCCGTGGGCATATCCGGCGCCAGCCAGCATATCGCCGGGATGTCCGGTTCAAAATATATCGTGGCGATCAATTCAGATCCGGATGCGCCGATATTCAGCATTTCGAATGTCGGGGTGGTCGAGGACTACCGCAATGTGATGCCGACGCTGATCGATGAACTGCGTAAAGCCCTTGCATAA
- a CDS encoding electron transfer flavoprotein subunit beta/FixA family protein: MHIVVCTKQIVDPEIPSGEFKVDFEAKRAVPDQGEPVLNPYDENAIEVALQLKDRDKDIKVTVLTMGGESSQKVLRRALAMGCDEAIWLKDPSFEALDSAGTAAVIAKAIRQAGNVDIVLCGRQAGDWDMGQVGALLAEELQTACIPMAYNIEKKENALFVKRETENGMAVLEAGLPLVANITNSSTNQPRYPSVKGVLMAGRKKIPTFSAGDLSIDAEIPKRVVVEELTLPSYDRQVLFIDGEDGPEKAVNLAAHLIKMNLIK, encoded by the coding sequence ATGCACATTGTAGTTTGCACCAAACAAATTGTCGACCCTGAAATCCCATCGGGCGAATTTAAGGTCGACTTCGAAGCAAAGCGAGCGGTTCCGGACCAGGGCGAACCGGTCCTGAACCCTTATGATGAAAATGCCATTGAAGTGGCCCTGCAGCTCAAGGATCGCGATAAGGACATTAAGGTCACCGTGCTTACAATGGGAGGGGAATCGAGCCAGAAGGTTTTACGCCGCGCCCTGGCCATGGGCTGCGATGAGGCGATCTGGCTCAAGGATCCTTCTTTTGAAGCGCTGGATTCAGCCGGAACGGCCGCCGTTATCGCCAAAGCCATCCGGCAGGCAGGAAACGTCGATATTGTTCTTTGCGGCAGACAGGCCGGTGACTGGGACATGGGCCAGGTGGGTGCGCTGCTGGCAGAGGAGCTGCAAACAGCCTGTATTCCCATGGCGTACAACATTGAAAAAAAGGAGAATGCCCTTTTCGTTAAAAGAGAGACCGAAAACGGAATGGCGGTTCTTGAGGCGGGCCTGCCGTTAGTGGCGAACATCACCAACAGCAGCACCAATCAGCCGCGCTATCCTTCGGTAAAGGGTGTATTGATGGCGGGCCGAAAAAAGATTCCGACCTTTTCGGCCGGTGATCTTTCCATCGACGCGGAGATCCCGAAACGGGTTGTGGTGGAAGAATTAACGCTTCCCAGTTATGACCGGCAGGTGTTGTTTATCGACGGGGAGGACGGCCCGGAGAAAGCGGTGAACCTTGCGGCGCACCTGATCAAAATGAATCTTATAAAATAA
- a CDS encoding Xaa-Pro peptidase family protein, with amino-acid sequence MEFAVDWTRRIDFDLLRRERTKSLNEQIKKFGLDGLLLFKAESIRYMTGYRPLWWPISFLTRNAAIMSPDKDPILFPTSGCVERCWNSMYWMKKENIRPLATMEDPGIAETEVKKKFKPAIEELGITKGKVGIDHVSMIVLNKLKEVFPKIEFVDGDQCVLAAQVVKNSEELKCMRVASQHASYAMDRAIGSIRAGIRECEILAEAMHSLYANGMETPQCSLIVTSGDGTAPLRRFASDRKINWGELVFMDLGGCFNGYFSDFTRTVIHGKPNEEQKKIYRAVYAMMMEIQRTMIPGNTNKDVNDAARKAVVDAGFKGYDYLGLLGHSIGVTGLTYPIIGEVAAIGSENIVELQPGMIFSMEPGIFIPGVPGGGGIRLEDTILITETGNEVLTKTPYDENLLS; translated from the coding sequence ATGGAATTTGCAGTAGACTGGACCCGCCGAATCGACTTTGATTTGCTGCGCAGGGAAAGAACCAAAAGCTTAAACGAACAGATAAAAAAATTCGGTTTGGACGGGTTGCTGTTGTTCAAGGCCGAGAGCATCCGCTATATGACCGGCTACCGGCCGTTGTGGTGGCCCATCTCCTTTTTGACCCGCAATGCGGCCATCATGTCTCCGGATAAGGATCCGATCCTGTTTCCCACCAGCGGCTGCGTGGAAAGATGCTGGAACAGCATGTACTGGATGAAGAAAGAAAATATCCGGCCCCTGGCGACCATGGAGGATCCGGGCATTGCCGAAACCGAAGTCAAGAAAAAATTCAAACCGGCGATCGAGGAACTCGGCATCACCAAGGGAAAAGTCGGCATCGACCATGTCTCCATGATTGTCTTGAACAAATTAAAAGAAGTTTTCCCGAAAATTGAATTTGTGGATGGGGACCAGTGCGTGTTGGCGGCCCAGGTGGTCAAGAACAGTGAAGAACTGAAATGCATGCGGGTGGCGAGCCAGCATGCCTCCTACGCCATGGATCGGGCAATTGGCAGCATCCGGGCAGGGATCCGGGAGTGCGAAATCCTGGCGGAAGCCATGCACTCGCTGTATGCCAACGGCATGGAAACGCCCCAGTGCAGCCTGATTGTGACCTCCGGAGACGGTACGGCGCCGCTGCGGCGGTTTGCCTCGGACCGCAAGATCAACTGGGGTGAACTCGTGTTCATGGATCTGGGCGGCTGCTTCAACGGCTATTTCTCGGATTTCACCCGAACGGTCATCCACGGCAAGCCCAACGAAGAGCAGAAGAAAATTTACCGGGCGGTGTATGCCATGATGATGGAGATTCAGCGCACCATGATTCCGGGCAATACCAATAAAGACGTTAATGACGCCGCCCGCAAAGCGGTCGTCGACGCAGGCTTTAAGGGGTATGATTACCTGGGTCTGCTGGGCCACAGCATCGGGGTAACCGGATTGACCTACCCGATTATCGGCGAAGTCGCCGCCATCGGCAGTGAGAACATCGTCGAACTTCAGCCGGGCATGATCTTCAGCATGGAACCGGGCATTTTCATTCCGGGCGTTCCCGGCGGCGGCGGCATCCGGCTGGAGGACACGATATTGATTACGGAAACCGGCAACGAAGTTCTCACGAAAACCCCCTATGACGAGAACCTGTTGTCGTAG